Proteins encoded in a region of the Elusimicrobiota bacterium genome:
- the asrB gene encoding Anaerobic sulfite reductase subunit B has translation MLPVPLRVERVRRETIDTMTLEFGGEGAFSPFRPGQFNMIYLFGVGEIPISICGDPALPQKLVHTTRVVGTVTKAMGQLKKMDQVGIRGPFGSFWPLEEAQGKDVLLVAGGIGLAPLRPVVLSIMKNRKAFGRVVLLYGVRTPSDILYQTDLKKWKSKMNVLVTVDRSAGKWKGPVGVVTSLIPRAPLNPKQTIAMICGPEIMMKFTISELEKRGVPKERLYLSMERNMKCAVGFCGHCQWGPAFVCKDGPVFRYDRIHSWFNAREV, from the coding sequence ATGCTTCCTGTTCCTTTAAGAGTCGAGCGGGTCCGCCGTGAAACCATTGATACAATGACCTTGGAATTTGGCGGGGAGGGGGCCTTCTCGCCTTTTCGTCCCGGTCAGTTCAATATGATTTACCTGTTTGGCGTTGGAGAAATTCCCATTTCCATTTGTGGGGATCCGGCCCTTCCTCAGAAATTGGTTCATACCACCCGCGTGGTGGGGACGGTGACCAAAGCCATGGGTCAATTAAAAAAAATGGATCAGGTGGGAATCCGCGGACCCTTTGGATCTTTTTGGCCCCTTGAAGAGGCGCAAGGAAAAGATGTCTTGCTTGTGGCCGGGGGGATTGGATTGGCGCCACTGCGTCCTGTGGTGCTTTCAATCATGAAAAATCGAAAGGCGTTTGGACGGGTCGTGTTGCTTTATGGGGTGAGAACCCCATCCGACATCCTCTATCAAACAGATTTAAAAAAATGGAAATCAAAAATGAATGTGTTGGTCACTGTGGACCGTTCCGCGGGAAAATGGAAGGGGCCCGTAGGTGTGGTGACCTCTTTAATACCCCGGGCTCCGTTGAACCCAAAACAAACCATCGCCATGATTTGTGGCCCTGAGATCATGATGAAATTTACGATTTCAGAACTTGAAAAGCGTGGTGTGCCCAAAGAGCGACTGTATCTTTCCATGGAACGCAACATGAAATGCGCGGTGGGTTTCTGTGGCCATTGTCAGTGGGGGCCCGCGTTTGTGTGTAAAGACGGCCCCGTTTTTCGTTATGACCGGATTCACTCCTGGTTCAACGCGCGTGAGGTTTGA
- the ppsA gene encoding Phosphoenolpyruvate synthase, which produces MPDKKYIRTFETLTIHDVPLVGGKNASLGEMVRSLKEKGVRVPDGFATTSEAYWDFLDANQLTEQIKFHVNGIPNKKESVQKAGRLIRRLFLESEFPPELADQIRAAYRDLGEKTSSKNVAVAVRSSATAEDLPNASFAGQQETFLNIKGEDQVIDACRRCFASLFTDRAIVYRQEKGFDHMKVALSIGIQRMVRSDLAGSGVMFSIDTETGFPNVVVINAAWGLGETVVQGSVDPDEVVVFKPLLENNKMIPILEKIIGRKEQKMVYAQSGNKTTKTVPTTAKEQAAFVLNDDEILTLAKWATTIEKHYGTPMDMEWAKDGKTNELFVVQARPETVQSQKEKGVFKTYALKEKGKKLLQGLAIGDMIAVGKVQVIKNPKDLDRFESGSILVTTNTDPDWVSIMKKAAGIVTDHGGRTSHAAIVSRELGIPALVGTGTGTAVLKNGDLVTLSCAEGENGFIYKGKLPFEEIEVDLEKLPITKTQIMMNMASPEAAFRWWRLPARGVGLARMEFIISDLIKVHPMALVHFERVKNKRDQTKIQNITRGFRFKSDYFVDHLAQGISKIAASQYPHPVIVRMSDFKTNEYANLIGGKNFEPIEENPMIGFRGASRYYDDRYREGFSLECQALKRVRDTVGLTNVLLMIPFCRTLEEADKVLAEMAKNGLKRGENGLEVYVMCEIPSNVVLAEGFADRFDGFSIGSNDLTQLTLGVDRDSMELAHLFDERNEAVKSLIREVIEKAHKKNRKVGICGQAPSDYPDFAEFLVRAGIDSISLNPDSIVPILRRVIKMEQP; this is translated from the coding sequence ATGCCCGACAAAAAATATATTCGAACGTTTGAAACCTTGACGATTCATGATGTTCCTTTGGTCGGGGGGAAAAACGCTTCGTTGGGGGAGATGGTTCGTTCCTTAAAAGAAAAGGGCGTTCGTGTCCCCGATGGATTCGCCACCACCTCTGAGGCCTATTGGGATTTCCTCGATGCCAATCAATTAACGGAGCAGATTAAATTCCATGTAAACGGCATTCCGAATAAAAAAGAGTCCGTTCAAAAAGCGGGTCGACTGATTCGGCGACTTTTCCTTGAGTCTGAATTCCCTCCTGAATTGGCGGACCAGATACGAGCGGCTTACCGTGATTTGGGCGAGAAAACTTCCTCAAAGAATGTTGCGGTCGCGGTTCGAAGCAGCGCAACGGCTGAAGATCTTCCCAATGCCAGTTTTGCCGGTCAACAGGAAACTTTTCTCAATATAAAAGGTGAAGATCAGGTGATTGACGCTTGCCGGAGATGTTTTGCCTCCCTTTTTACCGATCGCGCCATTGTCTACCGACAAGAAAAAGGGTTTGACCATATGAAAGTGGCTCTCTCTATTGGGATTCAACGGATGGTTCGGTCTGATCTGGCAGGATCAGGCGTTATGTTTTCAATTGACACGGAAACCGGATTCCCCAATGTGGTGGTCATCAACGCGGCTTGGGGATTGGGCGAAACTGTTGTTCAGGGAAGCGTGGATCCTGATGAAGTGGTGGTTTTTAAACCGCTTTTGGAAAACAACAAAATGATTCCGATCCTTGAAAAAATTATCGGTCGAAAAGAGCAGAAAATGGTTTACGCCCAAAGCGGAAACAAAACCACAAAAACTGTGCCCACGACTGCAAAGGAACAAGCCGCCTTTGTTTTAAATGACGATGAAATTTTAACGCTGGCCAAGTGGGCCACAACTATCGAGAAACATTATGGAACTCCGATGGATATGGAGTGGGCCAAGGATGGGAAAACAAATGAATTGTTTGTTGTTCAAGCGCGGCCTGAAACTGTGCAGTCTCAAAAGGAAAAAGGGGTTTTCAAAACATACGCGCTCAAGGAGAAAGGGAAAAAGCTTCTTCAGGGGTTGGCTATTGGCGACATGATTGCGGTTGGAAAAGTGCAAGTGATTAAAAATCCAAAAGATTTGGACCGATTTGAGTCTGGGTCCATTCTTGTGACCACCAATACCGATCCCGATTGGGTTTCGATAATGAAAAAAGCGGCCGGCATCGTCACCGACCATGGGGGGCGCACCTCTCACGCGGCGATTGTAAGCCGTGAATTGGGAATACCCGCTTTGGTTGGAACCGGGACGGGGACGGCGGTATTGAAAAACGGGGATCTTGTCACACTTTCATGCGCCGAAGGAGAAAATGGTTTTATCTACAAAGGAAAGTTGCCCTTTGAAGAGATCGAAGTAGATTTGGAGAAGTTGCCGATAACAAAAACACAGATCATGATGAATATGGCAAGCCCCGAAGCCGCCTTCCGGTGGTGGCGCCTTCCCGCCAGAGGAGTCGGATTGGCTCGAATGGAGTTCATCATCAGCGATCTCATTAAAGTTCATCCCATGGCCTTGGTTCATTTTGAACGCGTCAAAAACAAACGGGATCAAACAAAAATCCAAAACATCACGCGCGGGTTTCGGTTTAAGTCCGACTACTTTGTGGATCATTTGGCGCAAGGGATCTCCAAAATCGCGGCGTCTCAGTATCCCCATCCCGTGATTGTTCGGATGAGCGATTTCAAAACCAATGAATATGCAAATTTGATCGGTGGGAAAAATTTCGAACCCATTGAAGAGAACCCGATGATTGGTTTTAGAGGCGCATCGAGATATTACGATGATCGTTATCGCGAGGGTTTTTCCTTGGAGTGTCAGGCGCTAAAACGGGTTCGGGACACTGTTGGCCTTACCAATGTTCTTTTGATGATCCCGTTTTGTCGGACCTTGGAGGAGGCCGACAAGGTATTGGCCGAGATGGCCAAAAACGGCCTCAAGCGGGGAGAAAATGGTCTTGAGGTTTACGTGATGTGCGAGATTCCATCGAACGTTGTTTTGGCGGAGGGCTTCGCTGACCGGTTTGACGGTTTCTCCATTGGGTCCAATGATTTGACCCAATTGACGCTGGGGGTGGACCGGGATTCGATGGAGCTCGCGCACCTTTTTGACGAACGCAATGAGGCCGTTAAAAGTTTGATTCGAGAGGTGATCGAAAAAGCCCACAAGAAGAATCGGAAAGTGGGAATTTGTGGTCAAGCCCCGAGCGACTATCCTGATTTTGCTGAATTCCTGGTTCGAGCCGGTATTGATTCGATTTCATTGAATCCGGACAGCATTGTTCCTATTTTGCGTCGTGTGATCAAAATGGAACAGCCATGA